From Passer domesticus isolate bPasDom1 chromosome 8, bPasDom1.hap1, whole genome shotgun sequence, a single genomic window includes:
- the LOC135306989 gene encoding LOW QUALITY PROTEIN: vertebrate ancient opsin-like (The sequence of the model RefSeq protein was modified relative to this genomic sequence to represent the inferred CDS: deleted 1 base in 1 codon), producing the protein MILFLLLNKVMDAFRAFENGSLLPSYSASARWDPFRRPLDSIQPWQFRLLAAVMLLVTSLSLAENLAVILVTFKFKQLRQPVNYIIVNLSVADFLVSLTGGTISFLTNLKGYFFMGYWACVLEGFAVTFFGIVALWSLALLAFERYVVICCLPRNARLRGKHAALGIVFVWSFSFIWTFPPTTGWSSYTPSKIGTTCEPNWYSGAYADRTYIITFFTTCFIVPLLVILVSYGKLVWKLKKVSDAQGRLGTTRRPERQVTRMVVFMIVAFLICWMPYATFSILVTVYPSIELDPCLAALPAFFSKTATVYNPIIYVFMNKQFRQCLIQLFSCSAIGIAESNMNLTSERAAPTQDRRGREMAPMAVHSTISKRKTEDERRADNLWPF; encoded by the exons ATGATATTATTTTTGCTACTGAACAAAGTAATGGATGCATTCAGAGCATTTGAAAATGGGTCGCTCTTGCCCAGTTACTCTGCTTCTGCCAGATGGGATCCCTTCCGTCGTCCCTTGGACtccatccagccctggcaaTTCAGGCTTCTGGCAGCAGTAATGTTGTTGGTGACCTCCCTGTCACTTGCTGAGAACCTGGCTGTAATCCTGGTAACTTTTAAGTTCAAGCAGTTGAGACAACCTGTCAATTATATTATAGTCAATTTGTCTGTGGCTGATTTCCTGGTGTCACTGACTGGTGGTACCATCAGCTTTTTAACAAATCTAAAAGGTTATTTTTTTATGGGATACTGGGCTTGCGTATTGGAAGGATTTGCTGTCACATTTTTTG GCATTGTAGCTCTCTGGTCTCTTGCTCTGCTGGCTTTTGAGCGGTATGTTGTGATCTGCTGCCTGCCGAGAAATGCACGCTTGAGGGGGAAGCATGCAGCTCTAGGTATTGTCTTTGTGTGGAGTTTTTCCTTCATTTGGACCTTTCCACCAACAACTGGTTGGAGCAGTTACACTCCCAGTAAGATTGGAACTACTTGTGAGCCTAACTG GTACTCAGGAGCTTATGCTGACCGTACATACATTATTACGTTCTTCACCACCTGTTTTATAGTACCCTTATTGGTGATTTTGGTATCCTATGGAAAACTGGTGTGGAAGTTAAAAAAG GTGTCAGATGCACAAGGCAGGCTGGGAACTACCAGGAGACCTGAAAGACAAGTGACTAGAATGGTTGTTTTTATGATCGTTGCCTTTCTAATTTGCTGGATGCCATACGCTACCTTTTCCATCCTAGTCACTGTATATCCCTCCATTGAGCTGGATCCTTGTCTGGCAGCACTTCCGGCCTTCTTTTCCAAAACAGCTACTGTTTATAATCCAATTATTTATGTCTTTATGAACAAACAG TTCAGGCAGTGTCTGATTCAATTGTTCAGTTGCAGTGCCATAGGAATTGCAGAGTCCAACATGAACCTGACTTCAGAGAGAGCAGCGCCAACCCAGGACAGAAGAGGCAGAGAGATGGCCCCCATGGCAGTTCATAGCACCATTTCTAAGAGGAAAACTGAGGATGAACGCAGA GCCGACAACCTTTGGCCCTTTTGA